A part of Thalassophryne amazonica chromosome 3, fThaAma1.1, whole genome shotgun sequence genomic DNA contains:
- the LOC117507726 gene encoding odorant receptor 131-2-like, with the protein MLYSYGCLFPPLFSSIDTEEKEEEGKEKEEDDDDIQSCMNVSEDAEQGNMTNMSGLYQLIRDDFTIAVIKNMIVCLIWLLLMFVNGTFVTIFFRHQIFNEDPRYILFTHMVINDTVQITITTTVFVLSYIVYKINVSLCCFFILTAVFTTRNTPVNLASMAIERYIVICNPLHYAQICTVRRTYMIIGLIWLICIAPDITDLFITLATEPLSFFQESVFCLRHNIFKDPVLAYKRQAFDAIYFSCVFLILVFTYLKIVFVAKSLSTEKTLVQRTRNTILLHGAQLAMCMLSYISPSANIVLEIIFPKQIAGIRFANYVIIYILPRCLSPIIYGVRDKKCRKYLTMHLTNVQD; encoded by the exons ATGTTATACTCGTATGGCTGCCTTTTCCCCCCTCTTTTCTCCTCTATTGACACTGAAGAAAAGGAAGAGGAGGggaaggagaaggaggaggatgatgatgatattCAATCTTG TATGAATGTATCCGAGGACGCAGAACAAGGCAACATGACTAACATGAGTGGTCTTTATCag CTCATCAGAGATGACTTCACCATAGCAGTCATTAAGAACATGATTGTGTGTCTGATCTGGCTCCTCCTCATGTTTGTTAATGGGACCTTTGTGACCATTTTCTTCAGACACCAG ATCTTTAATGAAGATCCACGCTACATCCTTTTCACCCACATGGTCATAAATGACACCGTCCAGATAACCATCACCACCACTGTGTTTGTCCTCAGCTACATCGTCTATAAGATTAACGTGTCCTTATGCTGCTTCTTCATTCTAACAGCTGTATTCACCACCAGAAATACCCCTGTCAACCTAGCCAGCATGGCCATAGAACGCTACATAGTCATTTGCAACCCTTTACATTATGCCCAGATCTGCACAGTGCGGAGGACATATATGATCATTGGATTAATTTGGTTGATATGTATTGCACCAGATATTACAGATTTATTCATCACACTGGCAACAGAGCCCCTGAGTTTCTTTCAGGAGTCAGTTTTCTGCTTGCGCCACAATATCTTCAAAGACCCAGTCCTGGCATACAAAAGGCAAGCCTTTGATGCGATCTACTTCTCCTGTGTTTTTCTGATTCTTGTCTTCACCTACTTGAAAATCGTTTTTGTAGCCAAGTCCCTGTCAACAGAGAAGACATTAGTCCAGAGAACCAGAAACACCATCTTGCTTCATGGTGCACAGTTGGCCATGTGCATGCTCTCTTATATCTCCCCAAGTGCAAACATTGTCCTGGAGATAATATTCCCTAAACAAATCGCCGGGATCAGATTTGCAAATTACGTAATAATCTACATCCTGCCCCGGTGCCTGAGCCCAATAATCTATGGTGTACGGGACAAAAAATGTAGGAAATACCTCACAATGCATCTTACAAACGTGCAAGATTAA